The following nucleotide sequence is from uncultured Draconibacterium sp..
GCATTTTCAGGAAAATCCGCAATAAACTCTCCAACCATATTTGCCGGTAATTCAATAACATATTTCCATAAACGATTATTCAGCTTTCTATAATCGCCTTTAATTGGGCCTTTTACAGTTGGCACTTTAATGGAACTAAACTCCAGATTAGCCAATTGAGGGTGAATAGTTGCCACTCCAAATCCCGGTGTTTTGGGCTGAATTCCCCACATGTTTCGGGCGACAATATTTGCCGGTGCCGCTCCCCAGGCGTGGTTCCAGTCGGAATTAGGTTTGTACTTCATGTCCCAGGCTTCCATGGTAATGGTTGACCCCACTTTTATCATATTATACCAGCTACGATCGTGCGTGGCTGTCATCAACTCCAGGCCATAATCAGCCGCTCCGGCATTGTAAACCGCTTCCATCAGATACTGAGCGCCGTATACGCTGCATGCCATTCCGCGGGTTTTCATATAATTGGCTACTGATTCTTTATACTCGTCAGGAACCACACCAAAGGTCAAAGGAAACATGTTGGCGTGTACGGAACCATGGTCTGTCCCGATTCCATCGGTATAGTATCCCTTTTCCTTGTTATATAATTTTTGATTGATTGATTTTTTTACTTTGGCAGCCCTTAGTTTAAAATCGAGCGCTTCTTCGGTTTTTCCCAAGATCTGCGCAAATTCGGCCATAATTTCCATATTTCGGTAATACATGGAATTGATGACCGTATTCACCGGGCGAAAAACAAAACCATCGTCTTCTCCCATTGTTCCCCATCCTCCGGCCTGAGGCCAGTCAACAATATCGCGAACACGTTGTGTAGTATCTGCAAATCCGAGCTGCGCCATTACTTCACCGTTCAGTTTTGGCGATTTGGTGCTAATAAAACCATCCTCATCGTCAAGCATCATTAGTGTCTTATATTTCAATGGCTCGTAATATTTTTTAATAAGTTCGGTATTTCCGGTGTACATGTAATCCTGATAAAAGAGCAGCGCCACATGCAGTTGCCATTCGGTTGGCCAGGTAGGAAAATCCATAAAATATTCGATGGTCTTTCGGGCAATGGCATATTCGTTATCCACCGAATAATGACTCAACTGATTCAGATAAGCATCGGCTTCATACGGTATTCTTTCGCGATCGCCATCCACATAATAACCCGCAAACGAAGTTGCTTTTTGCGAATATTTACATAAATCCCACACCTGATTTAAGATATCGTTTGAACAAGTAAACGAGCTAGTTTCATCGTTGAAATAAGTAAAATAAGCCACCTGTGTTAAATCTCCGGCTGTCAAATCTTCAGCTCCTTCTATTTCAACATATCGAAATGGCATAATCACAGGGAAAGAATCGGGCAAGGCCACAGCTACCGACTTCGTATTTCGTTCATCGGGGATAAGTTCGATCTGGTATTCTGATATTCCGGGCCTCACATCCATTTGTAATTCGGCATAACGGATGGTACCACCGGGTTCACGGTCAATCTTTTCATCTAAAAGTTTCTCTCCTAAACGAATGGTCAGTTTCTCTTCCTTTTTAGACGAATAATTTAATCGAAGCGTTCCGAAAGCATCTTTCCCAAAATCGGCAAAATAGCTTCCATCCACATTCTTTTTAAAAGCTTCCGGTTTTATATTTTCCACCAAAAACCAATTACACGATGCTATTTTATCGCCAAATGTTCCTGTGGTAAATTCCTGTACAGGTGAGTATTCCGATAAGCGGTTGTCTATGTCATAAATCCGTACTTTCCAAAAATAAGTATGATTTTCTTTTAGCGGTTCGCAGTCAGGCTCAACGTTTGCCGACTGAGAGCCGGACACCCGGCCGCTGTCCCAAATATCGCCAATATTGTTGTCGATATTCTCTCTGGTCGATGCAAGTAGCAGCTGGTAAGCTTTCTGCGTAACAGCGTCTTCGGGGATCATCCATCCAAACTCGGGTTTACTGTCGATAATCTTTGTAAATTTCGGTTCCCGAATCAACTCCACTGTTAATCCAAACGGCACTCCCGATAAAGGACCTTTGTATCGCTGAACAAGCTCATCATTTTTTGTCCGTAATTCCTGTAGTACTTTTTGATACTTTGCATCCTTTGCCAAATTTGTTATTTCTTTTGGATCGTCATTCAGCGAATACAATTCCTCATCTGTTTTATTGTTGATGTAACGCAGGTATTTCCAGTCTTTTGTACGCACTCCTTCGCTGGGAGGAATGTTTGCAAATTCCCAAAGATGCTCAATAAGAACCGTGTCGCGATTCAGCGATTTTTCCTTGCCGGAAACTACCGGGATCAGACTCTTGCCCTGATAAACGCCGGGTGCTTTTATACCGGCCAGATCGAGAATGGTTGCGGGGATATCAATATTCAGAGCCATTTCCGATATGTCGCGGTGTTTCTTTACGCGCGGATCATAAACAATCATCGGCACTCTTACCGAATTATCATACATCAGCCATTTTCCGGCCAGTTGCCGTTCTCCCAAAAACTGACCGTTATCGCCCATCAGAATAATTACTGTATTTTTTTCGAGTCCCTTCTCCTTTAATTTTTTCCTGATTTTTGCGATTTCCAGGTCAATGCCGTTAATCATTCGATAGTACCCTTTTACACTGTGTTGGTATTTTTCAGGAGTATCGTATCGCCAGTACCAGCGCGTGTGGTTAAAACCTTTTCGAACTGCTTCAGGCAGAGCATTAAAATATTTATCGTCGGCCAGTTCTGGTGCTGGCATGTCCGTATTTTGATACAATTTCCCGGGTTCTTCCTGCCAGAAATACTGTTCGGGAGCGTTATCGTGGGCATGTGGTGCACTAAAACTCAACGACAAACAGAAAGGTTTTTCAGCCGGAGCCTGCTCGATAAAATCAAGGGCTTTTTGTCCTGTATAGCGGGTTAGATGCACCGTATCACCATCCAGTGTTTTATAATAATAGCCCCGGTAATCAGGAAAACTCACGTTACGGTCGTAATCTTCAATTACATCGAACATCTTTTCTGTGCCCTGAAAATTCACTCCGAACTTGCCATAAAAGCCGTTATAGTACCCGGCTTCTTTTAATAGTTTCGGATAGGCGGTTTCCATTAACTCTTCACGAATTGGGCCGGTTTGAAAAGTATATTTGTGTGTACGTTCGTGCACTCCGCTAAAAATACTTGCCCGACTTGCAGAGCAAATTGGAGTTGTTACCATTGCCTGCGAAAAATAAACCCCCTCTTCGGCCAGTTTATCCATCTCCGGAGTTTGTATTACTTTATTCCCTGCATACCCCAGAGCACTCCAGCGCTGATCATCGGTGAGAATAAAAATAATGTTTGGCTTCTGCACTGTTTGCGCAAAAATGTTGAAGCCGTTCAGAAAAAATCCAAGCAGTAAAATCAACTTAATCCAGGAAGTTTTAAACATGTTTAGTAAACTTTTACAGGTTTTTCATAATCATCTTTCATTTGGTATGGCAATTTCCAGCATATTTATACGCCAAAGCATTTCACGCGATGTTGCCAACAAGCGACAACCAACCATAACGCTTTCCGGTAAAAGTTCACCGTAGTACACAAACTGCAAAATTAAATTTCATCTTTGTTGGTTATATCAGGTTATTGGTCATAAAATTAGAAAGTCATTTTAAATGAGCTAGCCTATTCTATATTTTATTTTACAAAGTATATTCAGTCTCTTTTTTTCTTCTTCCCGAAATTCAGGTCCTGAACCCGAAGTTGGAATGTTTTCGATCCTACTATTAGATGGATGATTATTAAACGATTTTGTGCAATTGCATTTGATGGATGGGCAGGTACTCATTCTCCGGACCATGGGTATCGTACGGTCCTGTTGTGCAATTTTTCTTTTATAATCCTGCCTGCTTCTTCCCACCACATAATGGCATTTGAACCTTTATGGAAAGTACAACTGTTTTCTACGAATAATCAGATTCGTGATTTTCCAACAGTGCATTCTACTTTTTAAGGTCATCCAGGGTTCGTATAGCTACTCAGAATCAATGTTCTATTCGTGTTCAATTCAGGAAATATCCACTAGCCGGTTAAAACTTATTCGCTTTAGTATACTCTTTGGCTATAACCTCGCCTTTAGCTACACGAAGCGCGTTAATGGCCAAAGCTTCCAGCTCATCTTCTCCGGGATAAACAAACACTTCAGCAATAAAACCCGCTTTATTTCGAATATAGGTCTCCAGCTGTTTATTGTAAGCCAAACCACCGGTTAATAATATTCCGTCCACTTTACCTTCAAGTACAACTGCCATTTCACCTATCATTTTGGAAACCTGGTAAAATAAAGCCTCCTGAACCAACTTTGCTTTTTCGTCACCTTTTTCAACGCGTTTCTCCACTTCCAAAGCATCGTTTGTGCCCAGATAAGCTACAAAACCACCTTCGCCAACCACCATCCTGCGAATTTGTTCCTGCGAAATTCTTCCGCCAAAACAAAGATCGATAACCTGGCCAACAGGCAGTGTTCCCGATCGCTCCGGGCTAAAAGCCCCTTCCCCGTCAAGCGCATTATTTACATCGATAACACGACCGTTTTTGTGCGCTCCTACTGAAATACCACCGCCCAGATGAGCGATTATTAAACGCATCTCATCGTAGTTCTTTCCCATTTTTTGGGCGTGTAAACGCGCTGTTGCTTTTTGGTTTAATGCATGAAAGATCGACAGCCGTTGAAACCGCGGATGACCCGAAAAACGAGCCACATCATCCATTTCATCGGTAACCACCGGATCGGCAATAAAAGCTTTTGCATTTGGAATTTGCAAAGCAATATAATCGGCCAGCATAGCTCCCAAATTGCTGGCATGATGCCCCATCACACCTTGTTGCAAATGGTCGAGCATTAAGTTATTCACTTTGTAAACGCCCGATTCCAACGGATAGGTCAGTCCACCGCGGCCAATAATGTATTTTATGGCATCCACTTCAATTCCTTCTTCAACCAAAGTTTCAATGATTAAACCTTTTCGAAAAGCAAACTGATCGATAATATTTTTATAGCGTAGCAGTTGCTCGAGCGGATGCCGAATGGTTTTGGTAAAAACACATTCCTTTTCGTTATAAACAGCAAATTTTGTGGAGGTAGAACCCGGATTTATAGCAAGAACCTGGTGCATAAAATGATTTACGTATTACTTATCTGGTAACTTACAATTGATGCAAGTGCCACAGAATTCAACTTTGTTTTTCTACTGTCGCCACGCGATGATACCACAGCAGGCACTTTCGCTCCGGCAATAATCCCCGCCATTTCGGCTTTAGCCAGTTTTGAGTTTGTTTTGTAAAAAACATTGGCCGCATCAATGTTCGGGAACAACAAACAATCGGCATCGCCTGCAACCGGCGAGGTAAAACCTTTTACTTCGGCCGACTCGGCATTAATAGCTACATCAAGGGCCATGGGACCATCAACCAAACCACCTTCGATTTGTCCGTGCTCCGACATTTTGGCAATTGTAGCGCCATCCATACACGACTGAATGGAAATAATTATTTGTTCGGTTGGTGCAATTACCGCAACTTTTGGCTGTTCTATACCCAGCGATTTTGCTGCACAAATAAGGTAATTTGTCATCAGGATCTTTTGTTTCAGATCAGGATAAGGCAACACAGCCGCATCACTAAAAACAAGCAATTTGTGATAATTCGGATTATCCATTACAGAAACGTGGCTTAATGTACCTTTTGTGGGAACCAGGTTGTTTTCTTTTCTAAGCAAAGCACGCATAAACTGATCGGTCGACACCATTCCTTTCATCAACACATCGGCCTTGTCTTCATGAATAAGTTCTACGGCTATGTCGGTAGCTTCGCGAATTGATTTAGCATCATAAATCTGATAATCCGAGCTATCAACACCCAGCTTTTTACACGATTCTTCAATAATCGTTCTGTCGCCGGTTATTATCGGTATTACAAACCCCAATTCAACAGCATCGTGCATGGCTTCCAACGTGCTTACATCAACACCGTTAACAGCCACCACCCGTTTCGGAGGTTGCTTTTTTACGACTTCCAGAAGTTCTGTAAAATTGTTTATACTCATTGTTTTGCAATTTTAGCCCGAAGTTACGATGCCTGAAGTTCTGATCCGATAACTTTTCTCAGCTATTTTTATGTTGTAAACCACCCAAATAAATTTTAAACTTAGAATTAGTATTCAGCGACTTACGATTTGATAAGAATCTGAAATTTTTTACCCCTAAAAACTTGGTTTTTGCTTTTTTCACTAGTCCCGGAAATCTGTGTTTATTATTTATTCAATTCAGCAGATTATGAACCTTACAAAATATATATGTGTTTAAACAGAGTGAATTCTTTTAAAATTAGGGAAAATCCCTGTCTTAATCAAATGTAAATCAATGTTTCTCAATCATTAGTATGGTGTTTTACAATATATCAAAATCTTTCTATCATAACAGATTTTATACTATTTTCAAACGTTGTAATATTAAGTTGTTTATACATGTTCAACTTGATTTCAAATCGACCATACTTCGTTTTTACAATTTTCTTCGACAAGACATCCGAAGTAAATCTTCCTGCAAAAAGCAAAAACACATTTTTACCGGGAAAATATCGTGCACAAGGCATTTTTTAAGGGCTCCTGTAGTTTCTGCGGGGCCACCATCATACTCGATTCATTTTATTAATTAACCAATAGATAGCTACGATGGAAAATAAGATCACAAGTTTAGCCGAGTACTTGCAAAAGTACAAGGAAAGTGTGGCTGACCCCGATAATTTTTGGGGAAAAATAGCCGAAAGCCATTACTGGCAAAAGAAATGGGATAAAGTTCTAGATTACAAATTTGAAGGAGACGGTGCTCCCGATGTGAATTGGTTTGTGAATGGCAAACTAAATATCACCGAGAATATTTTTGAGCGCAACATGTTTATGCGAAAAGATCAGGTTGCGATTATTTGGGAACCCAACGACCCAAAAGAACCGGAGATTAAATTAACCTATGGCGAGTTGTTCGATAAAGTAAAACAATTTGCCAACGGATTAAAAAAGATTGGCGTTGAAAAAGGTGACCGTGTAGCACTGTATCTGCCCATGGTTCCGGAACTGGCAATTGCTATGCTGGCCTGTGCCCGAATCGGAGCCATTCACTCCATTGTATTTGCAGGATTCTCGGCAACAGCATTGGCCGACCGTATTAACGATGCCGAAGCAAAAGTTGTAATTACTTCCGATGGTGGATTCCGGGGAACAAAATCAATACCTCTAAAAAGTATTGCCGACGAAGCGGTGGAAAAATGTCCATCGATAGAAACAACTGTTGTTTTAAGACGTACCGAGGAAGAAATAAAATGGGTGGACGGAAGAGACATTTGGTGGCACGATTTGATTGCCGGTGTTGATTGCGAAAATAAGGCTGAAACAATGGACGCCGAAGATGTACTTTTTATCCTCTATACATCGGGCTCAACCGGAAAACCAAAAGGAGTGGTGCACACCACCGCCGGCTACATGGTTTATGCCGAATACACCTTCAAAAATGTTTTCCAGTACAGCGATGGTGATATATACTGGTGTACCGCCGATATTGGCTGGGTAACCGGCCACTCGTACATTGTTTACGGGCCACTGTTAACCGGAGCTACTTCGGTTATGTTCGAAGGTGTTCCGACCTGGCCTGACGCAGGGCGTTTCTGGGAAATCGTTGATAAATATAAGATCAACCAATTCTACACCGCACCAACTGCTATCCGTGCACTGGTGGCACAAGGCGACGAATGGGTGACGAAACACGATCTGGACTCACTAAAAGTTCTGGGTACCGTTGGAGAACCCATTAACGAAGAAGCCTGGCGTTGGTACCACGACCTGGTTGGTAAAAGCCGTTGCCCGATTGTGGATACCTGGTGGCAAACCGAAACCGGTGGTATAATGATCACTCCGCTGGCAGGAATTACACCAACCAAACCTTCGCTGGCAACCTTGCCGCTACCGGGAATTCAGCCGGTGCTGCTGGATCACGAAGGAAACGAATTGAAAGGCAACAGTGTTGAGGGAATTCTTTGCATTAAATATCCCTGGCCGGGCATGATACGCACCACCTGGGGCGATCATCAACGATGCTATCAAACTTACTTCGCATCCTTCCCCGGCTATTATCTGACCGGTGATGGCGCCAAGCGCGACGAAGAAGGATACTACCGCATAATCGGTCGTATTGATGATGTAATCAATGTTTCGGGGCACCGGATTGGTACTGCCGAAGTGGAAGATGCCATTAACCAACACCCAAAAGTTGTTGAATCGGCTGTGGTTGGTTATCCGCACGAAATTAAAGGAGCAGGAATTTATGCCTATGTAATTTGTGAAGATATGACCGATTCTGAACTGGATAATATTGAAGCAGAAATAAAGGCTACCGTAAATAAGTTTATCGGGCCTATTGCCAAGCCCGATAAAATTCAGATTGTAAGCGGCTTGCCCAAAACAAGGTCGGGAAAAATTATGCGACGCATTCTGCGTAAAATCGGAGAAGGCGATGCTACCAACCTTGGCGACACATCAACATTACTCGACCCTGGCGTTGTTGATCAAATTATCGACGGAGCAAAAGTTGAAGTAAAACGATAAGCGCAAATAAACAGACATCTTCTCCCGGAGGTGTCTGTTTTCTTTTTAATCAACCTTGAATAATATAGTAGAATCAACCTGACTCGTAATAAAATGCTCATTCTCAAGCAAAGCATTTTAGTATTTATTGCTTGTTCTCCAAAAATCAAATGATGTAAACAAAAAAAAATGAAAGGACTAAAAATTACTAACCGATGGATAGTCGTGATTGGAGCAATACTTATACAATTAGCTCTT
It contains:
- a CDS encoding sulfatase-like hydrolase/transferase, whose product is MFKTSWIKLILLLGFFLNGFNIFAQTVQKPNIIFILTDDQRWSALGYAGNKVIQTPEMDKLAEEGVYFSQAMVTTPICSASRASIFSGVHERTHKYTFQTGPIREELMETAYPKLLKEAGYYNGFYGKFGVNFQGTEKMFDVIEDYDRNVSFPDYRGYYYKTLDGDTVHLTRYTGQKALDFIEQAPAEKPFCLSLSFSAPHAHDNAPEQYFWQEEPGKLYQNTDMPAPELADDKYFNALPEAVRKGFNHTRWYWRYDTPEKYQHSVKGYYRMINGIDLEIAKIRKKLKEKGLEKNTVIILMGDNGQFLGERQLAGKWLMYDNSVRVPMIVYDPRVKKHRDISEMALNIDIPATILDLAGIKAPGVYQGKSLIPVVSGKEKSLNRDTVLIEHLWEFANIPPSEGVRTKDWKYLRYINNKTDEELYSLNDDPKEITNLAKDAKYQKVLQELRTKNDELVQRYKGPLSGVPFGLTVELIREPKFTKIIDSKPEFGWMIPEDAVTQKAYQLLLASTRENIDNNIGDIWDSGRVSGSQSANVEPDCEPLKENHTYFWKVRIYDIDNRLSEYSPVQEFTTGTFGDKIASCNWFLVENIKPEAFKKNVDGSYFADFGKDAFGTLRLNYSSKKEEKLTIRLGEKLLDEKIDREPGGTIRYAELQMDVRPGISEYQIELIPDERNTKSVAVALPDSFPVIMPFRYVEIEGAEDLTAGDLTQVAYFTYFNDETSSFTCSNDILNQVWDLCKYSQKATSFAGYYVDGDRERIPYEADAYLNQLSHYSVDNEYAIARKTIEYFMDFPTWPTEWQLHVALLFYQDYMYTGNTELIKKYYEPLKYKTLMMLDDEDGFISTKSPKLNGEVMAQLGFADTTQRVRDIVDWPQAGGWGTMGEDDGFVFRPVNTVINSMYYRNMEIMAEFAQILGKTEEALDFKLRAAKVKKSINQKLYNKEKGYYTDGIGTDHGSVHANMFPLTFGVVPDEYKESVANYMKTRGMACSVYGAQYLMEAVYNAGAADYGLELMTATHDRSWYNMIKVGSTITMEAWDMKYKPNSDWNHAWGAAPANIVARNMWGIQPKTPGFGVATIHPQLANLEFSSIKVPTVKGPIKGDYRKLNNRLWKYVIELPANMVGEFIADFPENAVVSLNGQTVNLSFGSMRLAPGENEILIQINSF
- the buk gene encoding butyrate kinase — protein: MHQVLAINPGSTSTKFAVYNEKECVFTKTIRHPLEQLLRYKNIIDQFAFRKGLIIETLVEEGIEVDAIKYIIGRGGLTYPLESGVYKVNNLMLDHLQQGVMGHHASNLGAMLADYIALQIPNAKAFIADPVVTDEMDDVARFSGHPRFQRLSIFHALNQKATARLHAQKMGKNYDEMRLIIAHLGGGISVGAHKNGRVIDVNNALDGEGAFSPERSGTLPVGQVIDLCFGGRISQEQIRRMVVGEGGFVAYLGTNDALEVEKRVEKGDEKAKLVQEALFYQVSKMIGEMAVVLEGKVDGILLTGGLAYNKQLETYIRNKAGFIAEVFVYPGEDELEALAINALRVAKGEVIAKEYTKANKF
- a CDS encoding phosphate acyltransferase, producing the protein MSINNFTELLEVVKKQPPKRVVAVNGVDVSTLEAMHDAVELGFVIPIITGDRTIIEESCKKLGVDSSDYQIYDAKSIREATDIAVELIHEDKADVLMKGMVSTDQFMRALLRKENNLVPTKGTLSHVSVMDNPNYHKLLVFSDAAVLPYPDLKQKILMTNYLICAAKSLGIEQPKVAVIAPTEQIIISIQSCMDGATIAKMSEHGQIEGGLVDGPMALDVAINAESAEVKGFTSPVAGDADCLLFPNIDAANVFYKTNSKLAKAEMAGIIAGAKVPAVVSSRGDSRKTKLNSVALASIVSYQISNT
- the acs gene encoding acetate--CoA ligase, yielding MENKITSLAEYLQKYKESVADPDNFWGKIAESHYWQKKWDKVLDYKFEGDGAPDVNWFVNGKLNITENIFERNMFMRKDQVAIIWEPNDPKEPEIKLTYGELFDKVKQFANGLKKIGVEKGDRVALYLPMVPELAIAMLACARIGAIHSIVFAGFSATALADRINDAEAKVVITSDGGFRGTKSIPLKSIADEAVEKCPSIETTVVLRRTEEEIKWVDGRDIWWHDLIAGVDCENKAETMDAEDVLFILYTSGSTGKPKGVVHTTAGYMVYAEYTFKNVFQYSDGDIYWCTADIGWVTGHSYIVYGPLLTGATSVMFEGVPTWPDAGRFWEIVDKYKINQFYTAPTAIRALVAQGDEWVTKHDLDSLKVLGTVGEPINEEAWRWYHDLVGKSRCPIVDTWWQTETGGIMITPLAGITPTKPSLATLPLPGIQPVLLDHEGNELKGNSVEGILCIKYPWPGMIRTTWGDHQRCYQTYFASFPGYYLTGDGAKRDEEGYYRIIGRIDDVINVSGHRIGTAEVEDAINQHPKVVESAVVGYPHEIKGAGIYAYVICEDMTDSELDNIEAEIKATVNKFIGPIAKPDKIQIVSGLPKTRSGKIMRRILRKIGEGDATNLGDTSTLLDPGVVDQIIDGAKVEVKR